From Shewanella psychrophila, a single genomic window includes:
- a CDS encoding phosphatase PAP2 family protein — translation MIPATTNPKHFSISKHLTYPLITFLLVASLFEYFQFDLSIAQFIFNIQGGVDYWPLRDHWLTENLLHEGGRNFVILLGVLLLCMIGTSFRRSTWSKYRRSLICLFISALTSILLVKFIKDFTHVSCPWDVIQFGGSVPYVPIFNALPEGEKLGQCFPGGHSSGGYAWVALYYFFLQEKPQYRKLGLAIGLGLGGLFSLTQQFRGAHFFSHGIWSLAISWFVATAYYYLLFVRNKVESQPVREQQLA, via the coding sequence ATGATCCCAGCGACGACTAACCCCAAACATTTCTCTATCAGCAAGCACCTTACTTATCCCTTAATAACGTTTTTGTTAGTCGCTAGCTTGTTCGAATACTTTCAATTCGATCTATCAATAGCTCAGTTCATCTTCAATATTCAGGGAGGAGTCGATTATTGGCCATTAAGAGATCATTGGCTGACTGAAAATCTGCTCCATGAAGGCGGACGAAACTTTGTGATTCTGTTAGGTGTGCTATTGCTTTGCATGATAGGTACCAGTTTTAGACGCTCAACCTGGAGTAAATATAGACGTAGCCTGATCTGCCTGTTTATCAGCGCGCTAACCAGTATTTTACTGGTTAAATTTATCAAAGACTTCACCCATGTCAGCTGCCCTTGGGATGTCATTCAGTTTGGCGGAAGCGTCCCATACGTGCCCATCTTCAACGCCTTGCCCGAAGGAGAAAAATTGGGTCAATGTTTCCCCGGAGGTCATTCCAGCGGCGGTTATGCCTGGGTAGCCCTGTACTATTTCTTCCTCCAGGAAAAACCTCAATATCGTAAGCTAGGTTTAGCTATTGGACTCGGATTAGGCGGACTTTTTAGCCTGACTCAGCAATTTAGAGGAGCACATTTCTTCTCCCATGGGATCTGGAGCCTAGCCATATCCTGGTTTGTTGCTACAGCCTATTATTACCTATTATTTGTTCGCAATAAGGTTGAGAGTCAGCCAGTAAGAGAGCAGCAACTTGCTTAA
- a CDS encoding NnrS family protein: MLNIDDPTVTEKTPAIWRLAFRPFFLGGAILAALYIPLWLVTWFMPQYSLFQTEFWSQVVPLWWHPHEMLFGFAMAIVAGFLLTAVKNWTNQPGLTGIGLGVTFFCWLTARVLLLLPFDIPLLVPALFDSLFLGLTAFKLWTSIYKVKQWHNIGFPIMLFLALCINLLSYYALNERDFILSNHIWQAMIWWMALLITIVGGRVIPFFTAIRIKQEKPTSIPLLENLLISVMLLLVIQAIGQFFPKTVELWLLVVAGVLHLIRWARWNPHKTLKEPMLWSLHIGYLLLPVTLIAPAWNIDNLLAYRNLLHLFAIGTLAGICLSMISRVSLGHTGRNTYAGPKMSLAFASIALAAIFRALMPTLMPAYYQTWLWISGGLWFIAFGLFVWHYTPVLSRPRVDGRPG; the protein is encoded by the coding sequence ATGCTCAATATTGATGATCCTACCGTGACAGAAAAGACGCCGGCTATTTGGCGATTGGCTTTCAGGCCTTTCTTCTTAGGAGGCGCTATTTTAGCTGCCTTGTATATCCCACTCTGGTTAGTCACCTGGTTTATGCCGCAATACAGCTTGTTCCAGACTGAGTTCTGGAGCCAGGTAGTGCCACTGTGGTGGCACCCCCATGAGATGCTGTTTGGTTTCGCCATGGCGATAGTCGCCGGTTTCTTGCTAACTGCGGTGAAGAACTGGACCAATCAACCCGGCTTGACGGGAATTGGCTTAGGGGTGACTTTCTTTTGCTGGCTTACCGCCCGTGTTTTGCTATTACTTCCTTTCGATATTCCTCTATTAGTCCCCGCTCTATTTGATTCACTCTTCTTAGGCTTAACCGCATTCAAACTCTGGACAAGCATCTATAAAGTTAAACAGTGGCACAATATAGGCTTTCCTATCATGTTGTTTCTGGCCTTATGCATTAACTTACTGAGTTACTACGCTCTGAATGAGAGAGACTTTATTCTTTCAAATCATATCTGGCAGGCGATGATCTGGTGGATGGCACTGCTCATCACTATCGTAGGTGGGCGGGTCATACCTTTCTTTACCGCGATTAGAATTAAGCAGGAGAAGCCCACGTCTATTCCTTTGTTAGAGAATCTCCTAATCTCTGTGATGTTACTGCTAGTGATCCAAGCCATAGGCCAGTTTTTTCCTAAGACTGTAGAGCTGTGGTTATTAGTGGTGGCTGGCGTACTTCATCTAATAAGGTGGGCTCGCTGGAATCCACACAAGACACTGAAAGAGCCCATGCTTTGGTCGCTACATATAGGTTATCTATTACTGCCAGTGACCTTGATAGCGCCTGCCTGGAACATAGATAATTTGTTGGCCTATCGTAATCTGCTGCATCTGTTTGCTATCGGTACCTTGGCGGGTATCTGTCTGTCGATGATCTCCCGGGTTTCTCTGGGTCACACCGGACGTAATACTTATGCAGGTCCAAAGATGTCGCTAGCCTTTGCCAGTATCGCGCTTGCGGCAATATTTAGAGCATTGATGCCAACTTTAATGCCAGCTTATTATCAGACTTGGCTGTGGATCTCCGGTGGTCTTTGGTTTATCGCCTTTGGCCTGTTTGTCTGGCATTACACACCTGTGTTATCTCGCCCTCGCGTCGACGGAAGGCCTGGGTGA
- a CDS encoding DEAD/DEAH box helicase — translation MKFDALDLNPLLIDAIDKCGYQQLTQVQSEVIPVALSGADLMACAETGTGKTASFALPLLERLLKEENESPRLRGLILTPTRELAIQVAENITRYGQFTSLKTLAVYGGANMNPQRKALNAGVDILVATPGRLFDFVGQHGLDLSDVTSLIIDEADRMLDMGFVRDIERVKSLVAPEHLTHFFSATYSDEVKLLAEKMLTAPQWINVAQTRSAASVEQEIYLVDKRRKAELLSELIGRNNWQQVLVFATTKESAEHLKNELTLDGIKCGVFHGDRTQGARNRTLEEFKSGKLRVMVATDVAARGIDIQALPLVINLELPYGAEDYIHRVGRTGRAGLTGRAISFVCPSDEEMLDEIESLIELKLPRIVLPGYELGAPLPARYRENQDLTTTKKKFERRKGKPANKHKGKPKSNADGAKSSYASRRTDKKR, via the coding sequence ATGAAATTTGACGCCCTCGACTTGAACCCCTTATTGATAGATGCCATCGATAAATGTGGTTATCAGCAACTCACACAGGTTCAGTCTGAGGTTATACCGGTTGCCTTATCTGGCGCCGATCTTATGGCGTGTGCCGAAACCGGAACAGGTAAGACGGCTTCATTTGCCTTGCCTCTGTTAGAACGTCTACTCAAAGAAGAAAATGAGTCTCCTCGTCTACGTGGGCTGATCCTGACACCTACCCGAGAGTTGGCTATTCAAGTGGCCGAGAATATCACTCGCTATGGTCAGTTTACCAGTCTAAAGACATTAGCCGTTTATGGTGGGGCTAATATGAATCCTCAGCGTAAGGCATTGAATGCAGGGGTCGATATTCTAGTGGCAACACCGGGTCGATTGTTCGATTTTGTTGGGCAGCACGGACTCGATTTATCTGATGTTACCAGCCTTATCATAGATGAAGCTGATAGAATGTTGGACATGGGTTTTGTCCGCGATATCGAGAGAGTCAAGTCTCTGGTAGCACCAGAGCATTTAACTCATTTTTTCTCGGCGACTTATAGTGACGAAGTCAAGCTGTTAGCCGAGAAGATGCTGACCGCTCCCCAATGGATTAATGTCGCTCAGACACGCTCTGCCGCTAGCGTTGAGCAGGAGATCTACCTGGTCGATAAGCGTCGTAAAGCCGAGCTACTCTCTGAATTAATAGGCCGTAACAACTGGCAGCAGGTATTAGTCTTTGCGACAACCAAGGAGAGCGCCGAGCATCTTAAGAATGAGTTGACCCTAGACGGTATCAAGTGCGGCGTGTTTCATGGTGACAGAACTCAAGGGGCGAGAAATCGTACTCTAGAGGAATTTAAGTCGGGTAAGCTGCGGGTCATGGTGGCTACTGATGTGGCGGCGCGAGGCATAGATATCCAAGCCTTGCCTCTGGTGATCAATCTCGAACTACCTTATGGAGCCGAGGATTATATTCACCGGGTAGGTCGTACTGGTCGCGCAGGCTTAACCGGGCGGGCTATCTCCTTTGTCTGTCCATCCGATGAGGAGATGCTCGATGAGATTGAGAGTTTGATTGAGCTTAAGTTGCCACGCATCGTTCTGCCTGGGTACGAACTTGGCGCGCCTTTGCCGGCTCGATATCGTGAGAACCAAGATCTGACTACGACCAAGAAGAAATTTGAACGACGTAAAGGAAAGCCTGCCAATAAACATAAGGGCAAACCTAAGAGCAACGCCGATGGCGCTAAGTCGAGCTATGCTAGCCGTCGAACGGATAAGAAGCGTTAA
- a CDS encoding ammonia-forming cytochrome c nitrite reductase subunit c552 — protein sequence MFSGQSLADTEIDLLQSADKAQFPAQYNSWAATEEQAEREDLLANYPANIILWAGSSFAKEYHSPRGHQFAVADVTHTLRTGVTPESGTKGLSASCWTCKTPDAPRLMNELGVQGFSGKNFTDLGHEIKSVVYCTDCHVKGSEELALPRPHAQDAMTKIHLPFDKQDTSMQGAQVCGQCHVSYYFQPESSNKVNIPWIFGNDADSIEKYYDTRRFYEWIHPISKTPILKARHPEFEHWSRSKHAKRGVTCITCHMPAATDKNGTEYTNHKVGSALAQFDKACSSCHGSQSKIEKVLDRDKKAIDKAARHVESLLVKAHYEAKAAWVAGASWPTMNDAIMAIRHAQWRWDFAMASHGLYAHNPQEGKVLLAKATEQATFSREKLKEILRVLKVKDVYYPDISTKEKAHQAIGISVEALTKEKQAFLKEEVEKNWSPITQRGYQYP from the coding sequence ATGTTCTCAGGTCAATCTTTGGCTGATACTGAAATCGATTTGCTGCAGTCAGCGGATAAGGCTCAGTTTCCTGCTCAGTACAACAGCTGGGCAGCCACAGAGGAGCAAGCCGAGCGCGAAGATTTGCTCGCCAACTATCCGGCCAATATCATTTTGTGGGCAGGCTCTTCATTTGCCAAGGAATATCACAGCCCAAGAGGCCATCAATTTGCGGTAGCCGATGTAACCCATACTTTAAGAACTGGTGTGACACCTGAATCAGGCACTAAAGGCCTGTCGGCCAGCTGCTGGACCTGTAAAACCCCCGATGCGCCCAGGTTAATGAATGAGCTTGGGGTGCAGGGCTTTTCGGGGAAAAACTTTACCGATCTCGGTCATGAGATAAAGAGTGTAGTCTACTGCACCGACTGTCACGTTAAAGGGTCTGAAGAGTTAGCCCTGCCAAGGCCTCATGCACAAGATGCCATGACCAAGATTCATCTGCCGTTCGATAAACAAGACACTAGCATGCAAGGCGCTCAGGTCTGTGGTCAATGCCATGTGAGCTATTACTTTCAGCCAGAGAGCAGTAACAAGGTCAACATCCCCTGGATATTTGGTAATGACGCCGATTCGATTGAAAAATATTACGACACTCGTCGTTTCTATGAGTGGATCCATCCTATCTCTAAGACCCCCATCCTCAAGGCTCGCCACCCGGAATTTGAACATTGGAGTCGCAGTAAACATGCTAAGCGTGGTGTCACCTGTATTACCTGTCATATGCCGGCAGCGACCGATAAAAATGGCACGGAATATACTAACCACAAGGTGGGGAGTGCACTAGCGCAATTCGATAAAGCCTGTAGCAGCTGTCATGGCAGTCAAAGTAAGATTGAGAAGGTGTTAGACAGAGACAAGAAAGCCATAGATAAGGCCGCACGACATGTAGAGAGCTTACTGGTAAAGGCGCACTATGAAGCCAAAGCCGCCTGGGTAGCTGGCGCAAGTTGGCCAACTATGAACGATGCTATCATGGCCATTCGTCATGCTCAGTGGCGCTGGGATTTTGCCATGGCTTCTCATGGTCTCTATGCTCATAACCCACAAGAGGGCAAGGTACTGCTGGCTAAGGCCACTGAGCAGGCAACCTTTTCCCGTGAAAAGCTGAAAGAGATATTGCGTGTGCTGAAGGTGAAGGATGTTTACTATCCCGACATCAGCACCAAGGAGAAGGCACATCAAGCCATTGGGATCTCAGTTGAAGCTCTGACGAAAGAGAAGCAGGCGTTTCTTAAAGAGGAAGTTGAAAAAAACTGGTCGCCAATAACCCAGAGAGGTTACCAATACCCATAG
- a CDS encoding ISAs1 family transposase, producing the protein MYIESFKEHFGAIDDHRQSAKITYPLFDILFGSLCAVIAGSNGWFDIREYILGHHHWFKTQKMFTGGIPTDDTIARTISVINPDSFNECFLAWMQSVHQLTNGEVIAIDGKTLRGSYNRDDRNSTIHMISAYASANKLVLGQLKSDQKSNEITAIPELLKMLDLRGALVTIDAMGCQTAIAKAIIDKGGDYLLAVKSNQGHLAKAVNQAFSQHRSAGLSNDDFNIETGHGRIENRTCYVLNSAELEGDFSRWEALKCIVMVESFRAVKGKAISLEYRYYISSKELSAEQALSATREHWGIESMHWVLDVNMNEDTCQIYKNNGAENLAYLRHMALNMLRKEPTKLSIVGKQKRCLMNPQHLEKVLLAGLCSSTKK; encoded by the coding sequence ATGTATATTGAATCATTCAAAGAGCATTTTGGCGCGATTGACGACCACCGCCAAAGTGCAAAAATCACCTATCCATTGTTCGATATATTGTTCGGTTCTCTTTGCGCTGTTATTGCAGGTTCGAATGGTTGGTTCGATATCCGAGAATACATTCTTGGTCACCACCATTGGTTCAAAACGCAAAAAATGTTTACAGGCGGGATCCCTACTGACGATACAATTGCTAGAACAATTTCTGTGATTAATCCTGATAGTTTTAACGAGTGTTTTCTAGCATGGATGCAATCGGTTCACCAGCTAACTAATGGGGAAGTCATTGCGATTGATGGAAAAACGCTACGCGGCTCATATAATCGTGATGACCGAAACAGCACTATTCATATGATAAGTGCTTATGCTTCAGCAAATAAGCTGGTACTTGGTCAATTAAAATCAGACCAAAAAAGTAATGAAATTACGGCAATCCCAGAGCTTTTAAAAATGCTAGATCTACGCGGAGCGCTAGTGACAATCGATGCTATGGGCTGTCAAACGGCTATTGCTAAAGCGATCATCGACAAAGGTGGTGATTACCTACTGGCTGTAAAAAGCAATCAAGGCCACTTAGCTAAAGCGGTAAATCAAGCTTTTAGTCAGCATCGTTCAGCAGGCTTAAGTAATGATGATTTCAATATAGAAACAGGCCATGGTCGTATTGAAAATCGAACGTGCTATGTTTTAAATTCGGCTGAACTCGAAGGTGATTTCTCACGCTGGGAAGCACTCAAATGCATTGTTATGGTTGAAAGTTTTAGGGCGGTTAAAGGTAAGGCGATAAGCCTTGAATATCGTTACTATATTAGTTCGAAAGAGTTATCAGCAGAGCAAGCCTTAAGTGCTACTCGTGAACATTGGGGTATCGAGTCAATGCACTGGGTCTTGGATGTCAACATGAACGAAGATACATGCCAGATATACAAAAATAACGGCGCTGAAAATCTAGCTTACTTGAGGCATATGGCTCTCAACATGCTTAGAAAAGAACCGACCAAACTCAGCATCGTTGGTAAACAAAAGCGCTGCTTAATGAATCCTCAACATCTAGAGAAAGTTTTACTCGCTGGATTATGTAGCTCGACTAAAAAATAA